From Juglans regia cultivar Chandler chromosome 6, Walnut 2.0, whole genome shotgun sequence, the proteins below share one genomic window:
- the LOC109019494 gene encoding 60S ribosomal protein L39-3, whose translation MPSHKTFMIKKKLAKKMRQNRPIPHWIRMRTDNTIRYNAKRRHWRRTKLGF comes from the exons ATG CCGTCACACAAGACCTTCATGATCAAGAAGAAGCTGGCCAAGAAGATGAGGCAGAACCGACCAATTCCTCACTGGATCCGTATGCGTACCGATAACACTATCAG GTACAACGCTAAGCGCAGGCACTGGCGCCGCACCAAGCTCGGATTCTAA
- the LOC109019495 gene encoding 60S ribosomal protein L39-3 — protein MPSHKTFMIKKKLAKKMRQNRPIPHWIRMRTDNTIRYNAKRRHWRRTKLGF, from the exons ATG CCGTCACACAAGACCTTCATGATCAAGAAGAAGCTGGCCAAGAAGATGAGGCAGAACCGACCCATTCCTCATTGGATCCGTATGCGTACCGATAACACTATCAG GTACAACGCTAAGCGCAGGCACTGGCGCCGCACCAAGCTCGGATTCTAA